The genomic interval gcttttcaacaaataaGCATGAAAATATATCAAAGTAGACAGTAAACACCATTATTAGCAAGAAAGGACATCTTTGGTGCAAAGTTCATAGAGTAACAATTGTGTCTAAAGTTCAGATCATTGGTTACCAAGGGAAAATCAAGTTTATCATGAAAGAAAGAGAATAAGCAAGAAGCAATGCAAtaagttaatttgaattttaaaaaaaaagagcaaTTCCTCTTCAAGCAGAGAGCCAGGAAGTAGGAATATAAGGAAACAGGAGGTAGAACAGAAGAGCCAGGATGGATTGAGGgagcagaaagaagaggaagagaagcaacGAGAAGGGTGAGAACTGGACAAGAAAGAGTATGATCAGCTTAATAAAACATTTGCACTATTTTATGATATATAATAAAAGATGAGAGAAAACATGATAATTATAATGTTTAAATAAAACAGAACTAGTAACTCAATGATCTAAGTATGGACCAAAGATCTCAACAACTTCAATGGATTAGTTAGCTATTATATGGATTGTAGATTAAGATGTGAAAACTCCATGTTTCATGGAAAAATGGTTGGATTCCTTACCCTGATGATTCATCATATACATAATCATTTTCAGCCCTTCCATGACTGACATCTGCAAGGTGATGAATAAAGAGAATCATTTGCATATAATATTTTGTAGCTAACCCCACCCAGTGGGAtatggcttggttgttgttgtatttgcATATAATATTTTGGGAACATGGGTAGCTAATAAAGGTACAAGATTCTTTTGATTCATTTCAACTAAAAGAATAGAGAGAAGTACCTCCAGAGTCCAAGTCTTCGGAAGAACTTAAGGGTTTTGATGTAGGTTGATTATCTTGTCGAAAATCTGAAGCAGAGCTGACAGCACTTGGGGTGGGTGGATTCACATTGGTAGTATCGTCATCATCCCCAAACATGTCAAACTGATCACCACCATCACCTGGTGATGCTTGTTGAGCAGAATCTGCAAGTACTGAAGTTCCAGGACGAATGTCCCATATAGATGATACTTGTTCTCTATGCTGAACATCATCAGAAAATATATCTTCTCCATCAGTCGGTTCAGCATGTGTTGTTCTATTTGATTTGTCTGCCTTTGCATGAGCTAAACGCTCATATCCTTCTGCAAAAAGTTGTAAGAAATGTTTACAATGCAACTGACAATTACTTCATTTGTGAAACAAAGTTATTTTTTATTTGTCCTGAATGGAACACACATCCAGAGAAACAAAGAGATCAGAGATCTCAATAACATATCTATATGATATCAGGAATAGCATAGTAAATATGCAAGGTTAGATTTGAATATTGATATAAGCAGCACACTAACCTGCCTCCCGAACAAAAGTCTCCTGATCTTCATAGTAAACATCTAAAGCACAAATCAACAAATTAGATTAATATTAATATATACATGGCAGAACATCTGACTATCTTATTAAATAATACAAGTAATCAGACTTCCAGTCAAGAAACTCTCAAAAGAAAAGGGAAATAATTGAATTTAAACAATAACACAAGAATTTTAAGTTGTCTACGTGGTCAACTATTTATCTGAATTATTAATAACATTTATTTACATAAAATATACTCTCAAAAGGTAACAAAAATCATGCATGATGCATATTAGCAAAACAAAATCTAACTAGAGGACCATCAGTAAATGTAGAAATCTATAATATAAAAAGAGTAACAACATGCACCAAGTCAATGCATAGCAGATGTAGTAAATGACTAGCCATCATGTCACCATGCGGATCATCATAGTATGTAACGATGCATGCCAAGTAGTCAAAAATGGACCAGTACAAGCCATGCTGCAAAACTACAACTACTATTGAGCTTAAGCTGTACAccagaaaaatatataattttttgcaCTCAACTGTACTCTCCATTCTCCATCAGTTTCATAGCATCTTCAGTGAGTTGATCAAAAATCCATTTTGAAGTCTCTAACATCTTTGCTTTCTTATCCGTTGAAGGGCCTTTCAGCCTTTTTAGAGCTTGAATTATCTGCCATAGGaagtataaattaaaataaaataaaggagTGTTTAACTAGTTATTCTACAAAACAGTGCAGCAGCAATTGATTTTGAATAAAAGATAGTGCAATAAACTGATTCTGAGGATTAACTAGTTGCTATACTGAAATTTATAAGAATCTAGAAGGTATTTTGCCAACATGATTTGTCCCTATTTCCTATAGTGGACACAAGCTAACCTTAACTAACTTCCATGGAACCAATGTCCCAAAGTATCACATTTGCTAAGCACTCACCTTTAGGACTTCAGAAGAACAAGTGAGAGACAGTGTTTCATTAGAATTTAGAAGCAATCACTCCAATAATACATACAGCATAGAATTACTGTGTATTAATTCAAGCAAACAGATTTACAAAAGATAGCTTGAACCATATAAGAGAGTAAGCATTGAAGAATCACAACTCAGTCATCAGGGAAAAACAATTGATAATAGCAGGAGTTTCCTAAAATATTTAGCAAAAGAGAACTGAAAAGTAAATGGGAGAAGGAGACTTTAACAAAAGGCAACTTTAAACCCAGATTGCATAAGCTACTAatatataagaaattatatattaattGTAATTAACAACTGACATAGGTAAATCAACAACATTACAGAGTTTGCCTTCTAGATTTCCTACCTAACACAGACTGATCATTCAAAATGACAACCAAACGTTGCATGCACATTTAGCATATAGAGTTCACACAGCTCACAAAAAAAAGGAATGAGCATGTTCAGTTACACATAAACTTAAGAATTGGAAAGAAAAGCTATCAGTAGGTTTACAACTTATTCATCACAGTGAACTTCAgtaaaataaaaccaaataaaGGAAGTATTTTAGTAAAGAACTTACTGTTTCTCCAGGTTGAAGTGCATTTGCTattctcctttttatttttccaacATCATCTGAAGACAGATCATCATATGCCTCCTCTGCAGATGCTTTTGGCTTAAACTTTCCTGCCAACTTGGTATCAACTACAACACTATCTAGCCATGCATCCTAAATGAATAACAAACAAAAATCAAGCTAACATCTCAAACAACCAATATTTCAGACACAAAGGAGTCAAAGTATCAGGGGGAAGTTAAAAAtaggaaaaagaaagaaagagaacaGTGGCAGTCTCACCTTGATTTCATTTTGTTTAGCATACTCAACAAAATTTCCATTTGCATCAAAATAGCCTTCCTCCCTCTCTTGCTTCAAATTGAATGGTTCTATTTGAATACCATCATCCTCAAAGTTAGTATTATCCTGCCATAGATAAATCACATTTACAAAGTATGAAATTAATTGATAGTACTGAAAAATATCAGGGAGTAACAAAACCATACATAAGATTGCATATATTGAATCATTATGAGAAGATCAAAGGCCAAAATTTTAAACAGGTAATATACACGAGTGCATTTTTAGAAAAGATAGGATTGATAATTGATGGCTCCCTTTTTACTCGCTCGGTCTCCTCCTTCTCCGCAAGTCTTTGTTGTATGGACGAATGAATCTGCGATGGTAACACAGGTTTGAGTCGGGCTGGCTCCTCCGGCGCGGCCCCTCAGACGTTCAAGTCATTAATCAATCAAAAAATAGCAGAGAAAGCAATAAAGGAAGAAGGCCTTGAAGAAGAAAGAGTTGTCTCTGCTAGTTAGAAGAAGAAATGTACCTAGGAGTTACCGTTCGAGGTGTTTATATAACTATCAGAAAAGGAATCTCCACGTCACCCGTCTTCGCGCCTTTCCACTTCTTCCCGCATAAGTTAGTGAAGACGCAGTTCTGATAGTTCGTTATCATGCGCCCAATCCATAACTGCCACATAAGGTCAAGGGGGTTTTGAGGAGACCATGTCTGACAACCAATGTTCGCCCACCATTCACTAATTGCCACGTATTATGAAGAAGGAATCAAGGGAATCGTGTCTGACATCTCTCTATTCAATTATCGCCACGTATTGATAATCAAAAACTTGATGATGAAGTACTTGTTTAGTCATATTGCTCTGTGGACCCTATGTTATTGCCCTGTGAGTTCTTAGCCTTACCAATCTAATAATATTGATTGGTGATCCGTCATAAGATTGCTCTACGGAACAGCTCAGCGCATCCCTTAAGATTGAAACGCAGAGTTATTGCTCGGCACATCCCTTAAGATCGCTCTATGAAATGCAGAGTTATTGCTTGGCAATCCTTCATAGTATTGCTTTGCAGAACGCAGAGTTATTGCTCGGCAATCCTTCGTAATATTGCTCTGCGAAACACAGAGTTATAGCCCGATGATCCTTTGTAGGATTGCTCTGAGGAACGTAGAGTTCTTGCTCGGCGATCCTTTGTAGGATTGCTCTGCGGAACGTAGAGTTCTTGCTCGGCGATCCTTTGTAGGATTGCTCTACGGAACGCAGAGTTATTGCTCGATGATCCTTCATAAAATGGCTCTGCTAACTCTAAGTAATATTGCCCTACATATTTCGAGGATGTTGTTTGGCAAACCTCATAAGATTGCTCTTCGAACTCTTAAGTAATATTGCCCCCTACAAGCTTCGAGGACATTGCCCGGCTGTATTCATCCATCCTCCAAGAAGGAAATTCAACTATATTGCTCGGGAGAATCCAACACACCCTTCGAGGTAAACCCAATTACCACCAATAATAAAACAAAGAAATATTATATTCTCGCTAGGAGCATAGGAGACAAGAAGACAATAAGTGACTTGGACACTTGTCATTCAAGTGGAAATGAATCAAAGTTGCAGCAATGCTCTTCATTGATGATCTAATTATTATATGAAAATAATTTCAGCACACAAACCTTTCATGGAAGAAGTTTTGACACTATTCCACAGAGTTAGAATCATTATCTTGAGGGTTCTGTGACTTTTGGCCAGGATGATAAGTGTCAATCATTTCAGGCAAcacaaaatgaaattttaatcttAGCTTGTAACACATtttcaaatatataaatataaccaTGTCAGCTTAGAACTATATTTTTATACGAAAATACTCAATATGCCTCATGAATCATGAAAATatcaaaaacataaatatatCTAGTAGCAAAAGCATTACTATAATAAGATTCCTTTCTAGCAACGTAGATAGCATTAGAATTAAAATGGTAATAGAAAACACCAAATGGAAGGCAAAGAAGATGGCATAtgcaaacaacaacaacaaccaatccTTTATGTCACTAAgtgggtcggctatatggatcctcctaCGGCTTGATCATTTCTTTtatcaatatctatatttaaatgaattttatcctATTTTATCGTTGCTAAAAAAGTTTTCTTTGGTTTTCCTCTTTCTCGATTAATGTGTGTATTTGTCATGATCTTATATCATCGGGACATTTATTGGTTCTAAGTACATGACATACCGTCTTAAACACATCTCTTGAAGTTTTTTTTCAATAGGTGTCACTCTAACTTCTCTCTAACGGTTTCATTTATTATCCCCTCCATGCTCATATCTCCGCACATTCACCTCATCTTTGTGACTCTCATCTTTCACTCATGTGTTCGATTCATAGCCCAGCATTCAACTTTATATAACATAGCAAATATAACAAAtgttttgtaaaactttcctttaagcTTTAGAGGTACCTTATGATCACAAAGAACACAAGACCCAATTTCCATTTTTATTGTCCTACTTGTATCCTATGTATCGACCCTTCCATCCTTTTGCAAAAACGAATCTagatacttaaaactctcaattaCGAGTAACTTATATATAAGATAAAATTCAATATTGAGGTACATAAAAAAAGATGTTTGACGTGTCTTTCAAGTGTAAAAAAGATAATTTGCACCCTTTGAATGATTTTAAATGTAGAGTTAGGTAAGACTTCATATCAATAGAACATAGATTTTCAAAGTCCAAGCTTACAAAAACATTTAACTAGGATTACTAGGAGTTCCTATAAATGCCCTTCTAAATTCTAGTTAATTATGATAAAACCAAAGTAAAAGCTTCCTGTTTAAATGAGGCACAATCTCCTACCTTGACCAATTGATGggaaaaagattttaaacaatTCAGTTGTAAGAAGGGAATAAGTCATCTAAACCAAATGCTAAATTGTTTACAAAGTTGAGAGAGAAACTAATAGTCAGAGAATGCACATAAACTTTTAGCATTTGATCAGTTTATAGAGAATACAATTCTCATACTTGTCTTGTGTTTATATTATAAATCCAAAAAATAACTCATCTTGGTTATGTCACAACCAATTATCTTGGCTATCCCAGATAATTTACAAACAGAACAGTATAAGTTGAAGCCAGTTATATGTCCTTCGACCATATGAGTCCTAAATGTATGAATGCTTGAGCATTCCATCCAATAGCATCGATCCAAATTCCACCTGCTTCTTAGTCGAGTGATCCTTGCACAGGAACGGCACTTTCCTATAAAAATTGAACCTTATTTATgccaaagaaattttttttttcaacaaaataaagTCGGGAGCTAATTGTTTCCGTCAGTAACAATAGATATACAGGAAAGCATGCCAAACATTACAAGTTACCACCACCAAAACCAATAGGAAAAGAGAAGAATGCATGGAAAATACACCTTTTTACCCTCGAACCTGTTTCGGCTAGTTAAATGACAATAAAGGTATCATTACCTCGTACTGCACTTCGCCGGAAAGGCCGTCCACCTGGTCACCCAAGACTTCGCTTTCTCGCATTTTGTTGCGGCGCTTGGAACGCTCCTTGGCAGCGAGACTGGGGTCCATCCATCTCTTCTTCTCACCGTTCCCGTCCTGGATTCCGTCGGCGTCCACACGCTTCGCCTTCTTGCCCTTCGGAAATTTAACCTGCCTCTGCCTGTGATCATCGCCCAACCCAGAATCGATCAAAACCCTATAATCAAAGTTGGAATCAGTGATCTGACGGAGAAACGGAGGGGGGAACTTACGTCTGTCCTTTCGGCGGATCAAACTCTCTGAGAGGAAGCGGCAGCTTTTCGCCTCTATTCGCCATGGCCTTCGGTGACTCGGTCGGTTGGTTTGATCCGACAGCTTCCACTAAGATATTTAAT from Zingiber officinale cultivar Zhangliang chromosome 6B, Zo_v1.1, whole genome shotgun sequence carries:
- the LOC121991642 gene encoding CD2 antigen cytoplasmic tail-binding protein 2-like isoform X2, with protein sequence MANRGEKLPLPLREFDPPKGQTQRQVKFPKGKKAKRVDADGIQDGNGEKKRWMDPSLAAKERSKRRNKMRESEVLGDQVDGLSGEVQYEDNTNFEDDGIQIEPFNLKQEREEGYFDANGNFVEYAKQNEIKDAWLDSVVVDTKLAGKFKPKASAEEAYDDLSSDDVGKIKRRIANALQPGETIIQALKRLKGPSTDKKAKMLETSKWIFDQLTEDAMKLMENGEYNVYYEDQETFVREAEGYERLAHAKADKSNRTTHAEPTDGEDIFSDDVQHREQVSSIWDIRPGTSVLADSAQQASPGDGGDQFDMFGDDDDTTNVNPPTPSAVSSASDFRQDNQPTSKPLSSSEDLDSGDVSHGRAENDYVYDESSGYYYNNSFGYYYDSTSGMYCSATTGTWYTYDEQNDTYTEIQSSTTGS
- the LOC121991642 gene encoding CD2 antigen cytoplasmic tail-binding protein 2-like isoform X1, whose translation is MANRGEKLPLPLREFDPPKGQTQRQVKFPKGKKAKRVDADGIQDGNGEKKRWMDPSLAAKERSKRRNKMRESEVLGDQVDGLSGEVQYEDNTNFEDDGIQIEPFNLKQEREEGYFDANGNFVEYAKQNEIKDAWLDSVVVDTKLAGKFKPKASAEEAYDDLSSDDVGKIKRRIANALQPGETIIQALKRLKGPSTDKKAKMLETSKWIFDQLTEDAMKLMENGEYNVYYEDQETFVREAEGYERLAHAKADKSNRTTHAEPTDGEDIFSDDVQHREQVSSIWDIRPGTSVLADSAQQASPGDGGDQFDMFGDDDDTTNVNPPTPSAVSSASDFRQDNQPTSKPLSSSEDLDSGVTTTITALVIIMTQPRECTVLLQQGHGTHMMSKMIPTQKYRAQQQEAEDVPSLDGSKGCKSNYLILAYRTSTVVYPLYTF